In Setaria italica strain Yugu1 chromosome IX, Setaria_italica_v2.0, whole genome shotgun sequence, the genomic stretch ATAACAAAACAAGGTTAAGATGACAGGAACTGCAACCTTAGAATAAAAACAACAATTCaagacaaaaaaagaaagaactgAACTTACTAGCATCCAACGCTGAGCGACACCGACATTGTTGTTTTTCATTACTGCTACACAAAGGGGAACTTCAGATCGGATAGCTCTCACTCGCTCTTCAACAATCCTCTTTTGGGATTTAGATAGAAGGTTCTTGCATGGTACAAAGTATGGGGGCAGAAATAGACTATCAGAGTCTTCGCTCTCCAAAGATTCATGAGGAATTTCAAGCGTACCACTTTCCTGGGAAGCATGTTCTCCTACAGAGAATTTTAGGCCATAAGTAAAATAATCTAAAAGGATACTATTTTTTTGCTACAGTACCTGTTGTTGGTTCCTCAATATGGACTTCTGAAGCCATACTAGAATGAGTTGCTGTTTCATGCAGTAGATAGACCGTAAAAATAGATCTATTCCCACCCTTTGTAGGTAAGAGGAGGACAATATCTCCCTCCTGCACATGATTGTCACGGACAAAGTCTAACCACTGCCCCATAAGAAAGTTCTTTCTACTTTCGTCTCTTTTGTAGAATTTGGGATGCCACTTCTTGTTCTTACCAGGCATCTCAAGTGTGACAGTTGTGCTTCTATCTGGGCAATGTGCCAATGCGTATTCCTTGGTAATTCCCTGATAAAAACAGAGCATGAAGTTACGGCTCACCACATCCTGAAGATCGTAGCTAAATTTCTCATGTAACATTGGAACAGCTATCAACAAAAAGTTAATATTGAGAGAAGTGAGTTACCAGATAAGGACCCGGAGGTTGAACACTGGTCTTCCGCATGGTTGCAATATAAACAGTGAATTCAGGTTGAATTTCCTGGATAAGCGTCATTACTCTCACCTTTTGTGCTTTAGATAGATAAGTTCTATATGATAAAACATAATCAGCCCCTAAGGGTGATTGAAGATCATCCGATGCCAAAGATACATTTTCTGAGGGAATGTCTTCTCCTGGGCAAAATGTCACAACAGTGTTTAACAATAAGGGATATACTGGAGGCAAATATGCAAGTAACTTGAGTAATGTTATAACCTGACTCCTCAGATGATGAGGATGCTGCAGCCATCTTTAAATTTTTCCCGCGAGGATAGGAGCTACCCTTCTGATACTCAGTGAATCTTTCACTGCTTTCTGATGGTTCTGTGATATCATGTTGAGAAATGCTTGAAGTATCAATGGAATCTGCACTTCTGTCTTGAACACTTGGGATATTTTTTATGCCAGAACAGGAAAACACTTCCTCACAACCATCATTTGGTGAATATGGCATgtttgacttatttttagcatgctTCTTTCGTGGCGAATAAATTTTGTTGTGAGATGCATATTTGGACACAAATGATTTACGTTTTCTATTTCTCCATGGCACTGCATCTCTTGCTGACTCCACTCTCTTGGTAATTGGCTGATGTACTATAGAACCAAAATGAGCATTACTTGACGGCCTTTCACTTGGCACCTTCTCTAGAGATCTGATACAAGTAACTTCACCACGCCTTTGTAGGCATTCGTAACAGAACCACTCTATTAATGAAGCATCAAAGACAACTTTCTCCAAACAGTATCTACACAATGACAAATCATAATAAGAAAAGGCCAATCATAACTAAATAAGCTGTAACAACATAATTACACTACAGAAGGTACTTGATTATTCTATCTCAGGTAATATCTGATTTGCAAATATCCATTTCTAATTATAAATCAATGGAATGTGAGGATAGGAATAAATACATATATTCTGTCTACTCGACTTTCAAATCCAAGAGGGGAAAAATAATGAGGGAAAACACTGTATTAAAAATCAGACCTATCCCTTTATAATAGCACGATTTATCATAGATTCCCACAAGGAACAAATTCTTGTTGGCTATGCCCGTTAACATGTGCCACATAAAATCGAATTTAATAAAATAAAGCATGATATGGGTAAAATGTAAAAGAGAACATACTGGTGTATAGCAGAATGCTTGCAGTCTCCGCAACATAGCAGAAGATGCCTAAAACCAATATCTCCGCATACTTCACACAGAATGTCCTGCATAAATGCCAAAAGGTTTGCTGTTATCAATTTATACAACTCATAATATGATCATCAAACTGCTTTAAAGATATTCCAatttttgctgataaagtatCTGGGTGTTACATCAATAGATTATTCAAAAGACTGCCTACAAACACTAATCGAATGATCAAACATTATTTAGCCATGCACGAGCATAACATGTTTCTCTTTATATATCCATCTCTTCTGTTTCCAC encodes the following:
- the LOC101785090 gene encoding B3 domain-containing protein Os03g0619800; this encodes MDILCEVCGDIGFRHLLLCCGDCKHSAIHQYCLEKVVFDASLIEWFCYECLQRRGEVTCIRSLEKVPSERPSSNAHFGSIVHQPITKRVESARDAVPWRNRKRKSFVSKYASHNKIYSPRKKHAKNKSNMPYSPNDGCEEVFSCSGIKNIPSVQDRSADSIDTSSISQHDITEPSESSERFTEYQKGSSYPRGKNLKMAAASSSSEESGEDIPSENVSLASDDLQSPLGADYVLSYRTYLSKAQKVRVMTLIQEIQPEFTVYIATMRKTSVQPPGPYLGITKEYALAHCPDRSTTVTLEMPGKNKKWHPKFYKRDESRKNFLMGQWLDFVRDNHVQEGDIVLLLPTKGGNRSIFTVYLLHETATHSSMASEVHIEEPTTGEHASQESGTLEIPHESLESEDSDSLFLPPYFVPCKNLLSKSQKRIVEERVRAIRSEVPLCVAVMKNNNVGVAQRWMLELGSRYASVYLPTKGQTLILQCGGKTWEAKMMFHNGRRWFINGGWPNFARGNGLRVGDICLFELKKEEKLLTMAVHIIRKELF